A single window of Treponema denticola ATCC 35405 DNA harbors:
- a CDS encoding helix-turn-helix domain-containing protein, with protein sequence MEESTFDKYIKNDIKQKKKFDKEYNNFLLSEFILEKMEEENISVRELARKAEVSPTIIQKLRNNKTAGKINYQTFLSVVNSLGYRVNIERI encoded by the coding sequence ATGGAAGAGTCGACCTTTGATAAGTACATAAAAAATGATATAAAACAAAAAAAGAAGTTTGATAAAGAATATAATAACTTTCTACTATCGGAATTTATACTTGAAAAAATGGAAGAGGAAAATATATCTGTTAGAGAACTTGCGAGGAAAGCTGAAGTATCACCGACAATCATTCAAAAATTACGAAATAATAAAACAGCAGGTAAAATAAATTATCAGACTTTTTTATCTGTTGTAAATTCTCTTGGCTACAGGGTAAACATAGAAAGAATTTAA
- a CDS encoding desulfoferrodoxin family protein: protein MSKEISFFLCKEKKGTIIGIDCCPDAEVSCCGEKLSAVKIGSVDAAKEKHVPVVEVNGNTVKVKVGSVAHPMTEEHHIAWVCLKTEKGLQFKELAVTGAPEVEFSLTSDDKVIEAYEFCNLHGVWSGK from the coding sequence ATGAGCAAAGAAATAAGCTTTTTTTTATGTAAAGAGAAAAAAGGAACTATTATCGGAATTGACTGCTGTCCTGATGCTGAAGTTTCATGCTGCGGGGAAAAACTTTCAGCCGTTAAAATCGGAAGTGTTGATGCTGCAAAAGAAAAGCACGTGCCTGTAGTTGAAGTAAACGGAAACACCGTGAAGGTCAAAGTAGGCTCCGTTGCCCATCCTATGACCGAAGAGCATCATATAGCTTGGGTGTGCCTCAAGACGGAAAAAGGCCTTCAATTTAAGGAGTTAGCCGTTACAGGTGCTCCAGAAGTTGAATTCTCCTTAACTTCAGATGACAAGGTTATTGAAGCTTACGAATTCTGTAATCTTCACGGCGTTTGGTCAGGCAAATAA
- a CDS encoding AraC family transcriptional regulator, producing the protein MNSIQSFNKTIDYIESTLDTEPDEKEIMNLSRYSYPLFSRIFSILVGYPLNEYIRLRKLSRAAADLRNGNEKVIDIALRYGYESPDSFAAAFKKFYGVSPSEVRNGKSFKVFSPVKLSLTVTGGQTMEIRIEKKRAFSIAGLCIQSNQTTDFPKVWNDLFNKASHEELITMGNGQSYGSCYEVKDCNSFNYMAGYDCTDEQKAETFGLSVMHIPEAEYAVVQLKGPVPDCIHQGWKYVMDTFFPEQGYRHAGTPDVEVYKEGDMYDKNYNMELWVPITKE; encoded by the coding sequence ATGAACAGTATTCAATCATTTAACAAGACAATAGACTACATCGAAAGTACTCTCGATACTGAACCGGATGAAAAAGAAATTATGAACCTATCCCGATATTCGTATCCTTTGTTCAGCAGGATATTTTCGATACTGGTCGGTTATCCTTTAAATGAGTATATCCGTTTGCGAAAGCTGAGCCGCGCTGCCGCCGATTTAAGAAACGGCAATGAGAAAGTGATAGATATAGCATTGAGGTATGGCTATGAATCGCCCGATTCTTTTGCTGCCGCTTTTAAAAAATTCTACGGCGTAAGTCCGAGCGAAGTGAGGAACGGAAAAAGCTTTAAAGTATTTTCTCCTGTAAAATTATCTTTAACCGTTACCGGAGGACAAACTATGGAAATTAGAATTGAAAAGAAAAGAGCGTTTTCGATTGCAGGCTTATGCATTCAGTCTAATCAAACAACCGATTTTCCGAAAGTGTGGAATGATTTATTTAATAAGGCTTCTCATGAGGAACTTATTACTATGGGGAACGGACAAAGCTACGGTTCATGCTATGAGGTAAAAGATTGCAATTCCTTTAATTACATGGCAGGCTATGATTGCACCGACGAGCAAAAAGCCGAAACATTCGGTTTATCCGTCATGCACATTCCCGAAGCCGAGTACGCTGTCGTACAATTAAAAGGTCCAGTGCCCGACTGTATTCATCAAGGCTGGAAATATGTTATGGATACTTTCTTCCCGGAACAGGGTTATCGGCACGCCGGCACTCCCGATGTTGAAGTTTACAAAGAGGGAGATATGTACGATAAAAATTACAATATGGAATTGTGGGTGCCGATTACAAAAGAGTGA
- a CDS encoding DUF2087 domain-containing protein, with protein sequence MNLPILKEQISQFLDEEGRIVRWPKKTYDKINVLKYLQGKFDPNKKYSEVEVNAVLKTWHTFNDHALLRRELFDKFLLERTPDCKEYWVNTNKIII encoded by the coding sequence ATGAATTTACCGATTTTAAAAGAACAAATTTCACAATTTCTTGATGAAGAAGGCCGTATTGTCAGATGGCCCAAGAAAACTTATGATAAAATAAATGTCTTAAAATATTTGCAAGGAAAATTCGATCCTAATAAAAAATATTCTGAAGTTGAAGTGAATGCAGTCTTAAAAACTTGGCACACATTCAATGACCATGCTCTATTAAGACGTGAACTTTTTGATAAATTTTTATTGGAGCGGACACCTGATTGTAAAGAATATTGGGTTAATACCAATAAAATTATAATTTAA
- a CDS encoding transglycosylase domain-containing protein has translation MELALSKKNIRSLVIKIFLYLLLFMLLCCLFLYIFLNIYINKKGIKIKYENIKNETTVELTEKQIEIMSYIYTNNKDPKFKKLPLIMDFVSSKNKMAYIMATFYFAKIDERNKKITTMDRRIIIFGTMRNIEKNIDYKDCYNYVISNAHFGNGIIGLADASKCYFDKDYNCLSNEEFIKLILATINPIKYNIEIGNKRLIEEKVNEISKRINE, from the coding sequence ATGGAATTAGCACTAAGTAAAAAGAATATAAGATCTTTAGTTATAAAAATATTTCTTTATTTACTTTTATTTATGCTATTGTGTTGTTTATTCTTATATATTTTTTTAAATATATATATTAATAAGAAAGGTATAAAAATAAAGTATGAAAATATAAAGAATGAAACTACAGTTGAACTAACTGAAAAGCAAATAGAAATTATGAGTTATATTTACACGAATAATAAAGATCCGAAATTTAAAAAACTTCCCTTAATTATGGATTTTGTTTCTTCAAAAAATAAAATGGCATATATAATGGCAACATTTTATTTTGCAAAGATTGATGAAAGAAATAAAAAAATTACGACAATGGATCGGAGAATTATAATTTTTGGAACTATGAGAAATATTGAAAAAAATATTGACTATAAAGATTGCTATAATTATGTGATTTCAAATGCCCATTTTGGAAATGGAATAATAGGGCTTGCTGATGCATCAAAATGTTATTTTGATAAAGATTATAATTGTTTAAGTAATGAAGAATTTATAAAATTAATACTAGCTACAATAAATCCAATTAAGTATAATATAGAAATTGGAAATAAAAGACTTATAGAAGAAAAAGTTAATGAAATTTCTAAGCGTATAAATGAATAA
- the galE gene encoding UDP-glucose 4-epimerase GalE — MIKRVLVTGGAGFIGSHIVADLCEKGYEPIILDNFSNSSPKIIPVLEKICSKKLELVQIDIKDKEKLFNFFKSTSIDAVIHLAAYKAVGESVEKPLKYYENNISGLVNLLLAMQEHKVKNFIFSSSATVYGDAKVVPIPENSPISAANPYGRTKLMSEEILKDTAFSDKDLSIIALRYFNPIGAHKSADIGELPSGIPNNLFPYIAQVALGKLPHLNVFGNDYDTPDGTCIRDYIHILDLASGHTVAIEKIASGFKGFDVYNLGTGIGYSVLDIVNAFKKASGIDLPVKPAARRAGDVPRSCANPDKANKELNWKAKYNLEEMCKDGWAWYKKHPEGFV; from the coding sequence TTGATTAAAAGAGTATTGGTTACAGGAGGAGCCGGATTTATAGGCTCCCACATCGTTGCAGATTTATGCGAAAAAGGCTATGAGCCTATTATTTTGGATAATTTTTCTAATTCTTCACCTAAAATAATTCCCGTATTGGAAAAAATATGCTCTAAAAAATTGGAGCTTGTACAAATAGATATAAAGGACAAGGAAAAGCTTTTTAACTTTTTTAAAAGTACCTCTATTGATGCAGTAATTCACCTTGCCGCATATAAGGCCGTAGGGGAGTCCGTAGAAAAGCCCTTAAAATACTATGAAAACAATATTTCCGGGCTTGTCAATCTTTTGCTTGCCATGCAGGAGCACAAGGTAAAAAATTTTATATTCAGTTCTTCGGCTACAGTCTACGGCGACGCAAAAGTTGTGCCAATACCTGAAAATTCTCCTATTTCTGCTGCAAATCCTTACGGAAGAACAAAGCTTATGTCCGAAGAAATTTTAAAGGATACGGCCTTTTCGGATAAGGATTTGAGTATTATTGCTTTGCGTTATTTTAATCCCATAGGAGCCCATAAAAGTGCCGATATAGGGGAACTTCCTTCCGGTATTCCCAATAACCTTTTCCCATATATCGCTCAAGTAGCTTTGGGCAAACTGCCTCATTTAAACGTTTTCGGAAACGACTATGACACCCCTGACGGTACCTGTATCCGCGACTATATCCATATTTTGGATCTTGCGTCGGGACATACTGTCGCCATAGAAAAAATCGCCTCAGGTTTTAAGGGCTTTGATGTCTATAACCTCGGAACAGGAATCGGTTATTCGGTTTTAGACATAGTAAACGCCTTTAAAAAAGCCTCCGGTATCGATCTTCCCGTTAAACCGGCTGCCCGCCGTGCAGGAGATGTTCCGCGTTCCTGTGCAAACCCCGACAAGGCCAACAAAGAGCTTAACTGGAAGGCAAAATACAACCTTGAAGAAATGTGCAAA
- a CDS encoding HD domain-containing protein yields MTGEEKFKVKIIHDAEKYVESIFREDFSGHDFFHTMRVFRTATYIAEKETADIFIVQLAALLHDVDDRKLSPHTTANKDRAVSFMKSKKISDALCKTIVSIIEEVSFTGKDSNKPSSIEGMCVQDADRLDALGAIGIARAFAYGGSHNRPIYDPSIRPRMGMGKEEYQNHVSTTINHFYEKLFYIKDLMSTDTAKKIAEKRESYMKDFILEFLNEWDLKDM; encoded by the coding sequence ATGACTGGTGAAGAAAAATTTAAAGTAAAAATCATTCACGATGCGGAAAAATATGTAGAAAGTATATTTAGAGAAGATTTTAGCGGTCATGATTTTTTTCATACAATGAGAGTGTTTCGTACGGCAACTTACATTGCGGAAAAGGAAACTGCCGATATTTTTATTGTTCAATTGGCGGCCTTATTACATGATGTAGATGACCGCAAACTTTCGCCGCACACAACTGCAAATAAAGATAGAGCTGTTTCATTCATGAAATCTAAAAAAATAAGCGATGCTCTATGTAAAACTATTGTTTCTATTATTGAAGAAGTTTCGTTTACCGGTAAAGATTCTAATAAGCCGTCTTCAATTGAAGGGATGTGCGTTCAAGATGCAGATAGATTAGATGCTTTAGGTGCGATAGGGATAGCAAGAGCATTTGCTTATGGCGGAAGCCATAATAGACCAATCTATGATCCGTCTATCCGGCCCCGTATGGGTATGGGAAAAGAGGAATATCAAAATCATGTATCGACTACAATTAACCATTTTTATGAAAAGCTATTTTATATTAAAGATTTGATGAGTACCGATACGGCAAAAAAAATTGCAGAAAAAAGAGAATCGTATATGAAAGACTTTATTTTGGAATTTTTAAATGAATGGGATTTAAAAGATATGTAA
- a CDS encoding HAD family hydrolase: MKQYTSYLFDMGSTLLEFHNSKWNESEILKNGHKRMTSHISGIYGQSIADKIDKEVILPWYDYVEKERKIKRLEYRICEALFLKFGELGIHISYNEIIEILKKDYLDFYNYAHPNEGVIDCLKFLKEKKCKIGVVSNIMYPKEIYLEIFKREGLDLFIDNYTFSYENTYMKPHSSIFLRALMSLNAKISETLMVGDNEKVDVIGAKAVGLKTCLYDKDKKYKQHQADFYINNFMELIDN; encoded by the coding sequence ATGAAGCAATATACATCTTACCTTTTTGATATGGGTTCTACCTTATTGGAATTCCATAATTCGAAATGGAATGAAAGTGAAATACTTAAAAACGGTCATAAACGCATGACTAGTCATATCTCTGGTATCTATGGACAGTCTATTGCCGATAAAATAGACAAAGAAGTTATTTTACCTTGGTATGACTATGTTGAAAAAGAGCGTAAAATTAAAAGACTGGAATACCGTATTTGTGAAGCCTTGTTTTTAAAATTTGGAGAGTTGGGTATACATATTTCTTATAATGAAATTATTGAGATATTGAAAAAAGATTATCTTGATTTTTATAATTATGCTCATCCGAATGAAGGAGTGATTGATTGCCTTAAATTTTTAAAAGAAAAGAAGTGTAAAATCGGTGTTGTTTCAAACATTATGTACCCCAAAGAAATATATCTTGAAATTTTTAAGAGAGAGGGGCTTGATTTATTTATTGATAATTATACTTTCAGTTATGAAAATACCTATATGAAGCCTCATTCTTCTATTTTTTTACGAGCTCTTATGTCGCTAAATGCAAAAATTTCAGAAACGCTTATGGTGGGCGATAATGAAAAAGTCGATGTTATAGGTGCAAAAGCCGTAGGATTAAAAACCTGTTTATACGATAAAGATAAAAAGTATAAACAACATCAAGCCGATTTTTATATAAATAATTTTATGGAACTTATTGATAATTAA
- a CDS encoding class I SAM-dependent methyltransferase: MSKRIEILRSFYDDIDEDSRLNRSRQGQLEYITTMNYIHRYAKTGAKILEIGAGTGRYSIALAKEGYNVTAVELVETNLEVLKNNSVGIENIISYQGDALNEAIYILPF; the protein is encoded by the coding sequence ATGAGTAAAAGAATAGAAATACTAAGGTCGTTTTATGATGATATCGATGAAGACAGCAGGCTAAACAGAAGCCGTCAGGGGCAGTTGGAGTATATCACTACAATGAACTATATTCATCGGTATGCAAAAACCGGAGCGAAGATATTAGAGATTGGTGCCGGTACGGGTAGATACTCCATTGCCTTGGCAAAAGAAGGATATAATGTTACAGCTGTTGAATTAGTAGAGACCAATCTTGAAGTGCTGAAAAACAACAGCGTCGGCATTGAAAATATTATTTCTTATCAGGGAGATGCATTAAATGAAGCAATATACATCTTACCTTTTTGA
- a CDS encoding bleomycin resistance protein, whose amino-acid sequence MKFNSLIPELTVANIEKTREFYVEILQFKIEYERQEDKFIFLSLENNQMMFEQDNGNWNVGILEHPYGRGINFEMTVSNLESLYRRILDFGIKPFREMTVSHYSNGCEKIIQKEFLLQDPDGYLLRFTD is encoded by the coding sequence ATGAAGTTTAATTCGTTAATACCTGAATTAACAGTAGCTAACATAGAGAAAACCAGAGAGTTTTATGTCGAAATATTACAATTCAAAATAGAATATGAAAGACAAGAGGATAAATTTATTTTTCTTTCATTGGAAAATAATCAAATGATGTTTGAACAAGATAATGGCAATTGGAATGTTGGTATACTGGAGCACCCATATGGGAGAGGTATTAACTTTGAGATGACTGTTTCTAATTTGGAGAGCCTCTATAGACGAATTTTAGATTTTGGAATAAAGCCGTTTCGAGAAATGACTGTCAGCCATTACAGTAATGGTTGCGAAAAAATTATTCAAAAAGAGTTTTTACTACAAGATCCAGATGGATATCTTCTACGATTTACAGATTGA
- a CDS encoding type II toxin-antitoxin system RelE/ParE family toxin, with product MVQYNMDKENYLIYEGVFFRIEWFYDKAGYSQAFEYFRKASPSQKRKFLMLIKKIGDFGKIFDKTKFRYEGDEIYAFKPQPDRYLCFFKKGQKIIVTNGFCKRTNKLPLAEKTIALENKKIYEHLYEE from the coding sequence ATGGTACAATATAATATGGATAAAGAAAATTACTTGATATATGAAGGTGTCTTTTTTAGAATTGAATGGTTTTATGATAAAGCAGGATATAGTCAAGCATTTGAATACTTTAGAAAAGCTTCACCTTCTCAAAAACGAAAATTTCTTATGTTGATAAAGAAAATAGGTGATTTCGGTAAAATATTTGATAAAACAAAATTCAGATATGAAGGAGATGAAATTTATGCATTTAAACCTCAGCCTGATAGATATTTATGTTTTTTTAAGAAAGGACAGAAAATAATTGTAACAAATGGATTTTGTAAAAGAACGAATAAACTGCCGTTGGCAGAAAAAACAATCGCTTTAGAAAATAAAAAAATATATGAACATTTATATGAGGAGTGA